The Puntigrus tetrazona isolate hp1 chromosome 4, ASM1883169v1, whole genome shotgun sequence genome includes a window with the following:
- the LOC122342802 gene encoding scavenger receptor cysteine-rich domain-containing group B protein-like has product MECLHDLYAGVICQPRTRLVGGINSCSGRVEVLYNGTWGTVCDDDWDLSQAAVVCREVGCGGVIEAKSFSYFGQVSGQIWMDGVYCFGNEYALSKCEHYEWGVNDCDHSEDVGVVCQPVLRLAEGIDACSGRVEVFHNGQWGTVCDDDWGVSDGAVVCKEMGCGNIKVITFGAYFGATSGQVWMNNVNCTGEEAALSTCAFQGWRTQCSFASHAGVMCGLPVRLVHGNSLCSGRVEVLHDGQWGTVSDDGWNLTDAAVVCRELGCGDVIEVKGGAYFGQGSGPVWMDSVDCSGNESSLIECNIDHWQHYSLDHLHDAGVICSESFSTSGEPVQRSDTRVRVLLRIEVQTDPMFDPNDPRTMSKLSEEIEKKLYISRPFSLTWKTQKDGEVFQEVSQKKKPARKCN; this is encoded by the exons ATGGAGTGCCTACATGACTTGTATGCTGGAGTCATCTGTCAGC CCAGAACCAGGCTGGTGGGTGGCATCAACTCTTGTTCTGGACGGGTGGAGGTTCTTTACAATGGAACATGGGGAACCGTGTGTGATGATGACTGGGATCTGTCTCAAGCTGCAGTGGTGTGTAGAGAGGTGGGCTGTGGGGGTGTTATTGAGGCAAagagtttttcttattttggaCAAGTTTCAGGACAAATATGGATGGATGGTGTATACTGTTTTGGAAATGAGTATGCATTGAGCAAATGTGAACACTATGAATGGGGAGTAAATGACTGCGATCATTCAGAGGATGTTGGAGTCGTCTGTCAGC CTGTTTTAAGGCTGGCAGAAGGCATTGATGCTTGTTCTGGAAGAGTGGAGGTTTTCCACAATGGACAATGGGGAACCGTGTGTGATGATGACTGGGGTGTATCAGATGGAGCAGTGGTATGTAAAGAGATGGGCTGTGGGAACATTAAAGTAATAACATTTGGTGCTTATTTTGGAGCTACATCAGGACAAGTATGGATGAACAATGTGAACTGCACTGGAGAAGAGGCAGCTTTGAGCACCTGTGCGTTTCAGGGATGGAGAACTCAATGTTCTTTTGCCAGTCATGCCGGAGTCATGTGTGGCC TCCCTGTCAGGCTGGTTCATGGTAATAGTCTTTGTTCTGGACGAGTGGAGGTTCTTCATGACGGTCAGTGGGGAACCGTGTCAGATGATGGCTGGAATCTAACAGACGCTGCAGTGGTTTGCAGAGAACTGGGCTGTGGAGATGTTATAGAGGTGAAAGGTGGTGCTTATTTTGGACAGGGATCTGGTCCAGTATGGATGGATTCTGTTGATTGTTCTGGAAATGAGTCTTCACTAATAGAGTGTAACATAGATCACTGGCAGCACTACAGCCTTGATCACCTGCATGATGCTGGAGTCATTTGTAGTG AGTCCTTTTCCACATCTGGAGAGCCTGTCCAGCGCTCAGATACAAGAGTTAGGGTCCTGTTGAGGATTGAGGTGCAGACCGACCCCATGTTTGACCCAAATGATCCCAGGACCATGAGTAAACTCTCAGAGGAG ATTGAGAAGAAGCTGTACATTAGCAGACCGTTCTCTCTGACTTGGAAAACTCAAAAAGATGGAGAAGTCTTCCAGGAAGTTTCCCAGAAAAAAAAGCCAGCAAGAAAATGTAACTGA
- the LOC122342888 gene encoding deleted in malignant brain tumors 1 protein-like isoform X1, protein MFLWPLVNIRLVNGITSCSGRVEVFLYSQWLTVFDDGWGLTDAAVGCRQMGCGDAIEAKGGAYFGQGVGQIFGINCFGNETMLIDCELLKTEINDHSRDAGVICDPSLRLINGHNSCSGRVEVLYNGTWGTVCDNNWDLTDAAVVCREMGCGDVIEAKSAAYFGQGSGPVWISDLQCSNTDSRLRECESSGWGRVSCGHDKDAGVICKDNVRLVNSTNPCSGRVEVFRAGQWGTVCDDAWDALDAAVVCTQLGCGNVLEVKSAAYFGKGTGTVWMNNVNCFGSEPALMSCSHNATPNRCGHENDAGVICGSVKFMLRVEVKANLQVNPNSAGILNKLSEEIRKRLHINETFSLRTQDDGKIFHKRTGAAP, encoded by the exons ATGTTTTTGTGGCCATTAGTTAACATCAGATTGGTGAATGGCATCACCTCTTGTTCTGGACGAGTGGAGGTTTTTCTTTACAGTCAGTGGTTAACAGTGTTTGATGATGGCTGGGGTCTAACAGATGCTGCAGTTGGGTGTAGACAAATGGGATGTGGAGATGCTATAGAGGCAAAAGGTGGTGCATACTTTGGACAAGGTGTCGGACAAATATTTGGTATAAACTGTTTTGGAAATGAGACCATGCTTATTGATTGTGAATTACTTAAAACGGAAATTAATGACCATTCAAGGGATGCCGGAGTCATCTGTGACC CTTCTCTCAGGCTCATCAATGGACATAACTCTTGTTCTGGACGAGTGGAGGTTCTTTATAATGGAACATGGGGAACAGTGTGTGATAATAACTGGGATCTAACAGACGCTGCAGTGGTGTGTAGAGAGATGGGCTGTGGAGATGTGATCGAGGCCAAGAGCGCTGCTTATTTCGGTCAGGGATCAGGACCTGTATGGATTAGTGATTTACAATGTTCTAACACTGATTCAAGACTAAGAGAGTGTGAATCAAGTGGATGGGGAAGAGTCAGCTGTGGACATGACAAAGATGCAGGAGTCATCTGTAAGG ATAACGTTAGGCTGGTCAACAGCACCAACCCCTGTTCTGGACGAGTTGAAGTTTTTCGTGCCGGTCAGTGGGGAACAGTGTGTGATGATGCCTGGGATGCATTAGATGCAGCAGTGGTTTGTACACAACTGGGCTGTGGGAACGTTTTAGAAGTAAAGAGTGCTGCCTACTTTGGAAAGGGCACAGGAACAGTTTGGATGAATAATGTAAACTGTTTTGGGAGTGAGCCTGCATTGATGAGCTGTTCACATAATGCAACTCCAAACAGATGTGGCCATGAGAACGATGCTGGAGTCATTTGTGGAT CTGTTAAATTCATGTTGAGGGTGGAAGTGAAGGCTAACCTTCAAGTCAACCCAAATTCAGCTGGAATCTTAAATAAACTTTCAGAGGAG ATTAGGAAGAGGCTGCATATTAATGAGACTTTCTCACTGAGAACTCAGGACGATGGAAAAATCTTTCATAAGAGAACAGGAGCTGCACCATAA
- the LOC122342888 gene encoding deleted in malignant brain tumors 1 protein-like isoform X2 — translation MGCGDAIEAKGGAYFGQGVGQIFGINCFGNETMLIDCELLKTEINDHSRDAGVICDPSLRLINGHNSCSGRVEVLYNGTWGTVCDNNWDLTDAAVVCREMGCGDVIEAKSAAYFGQGSGPVWISDLQCSNTDSRLRECESSGWGRVSCGHDKDAGVICKDNVRLVNSTNPCSGRVEVFRAGQWGTVCDDAWDALDAAVVCTQLGCGNVLEVKSAAYFGKGTGTVWMNNVNCFGSEPALMSCSHNATPNRCGHENDAGVICGSVKFMLRVEVKANLQVNPNSAGILNKLSEEIRKRLHINETFSLRTQDDGKIFHKRTGAAP, via the exons ATGGGATGTGGAGATGCTATAGAGGCAAAAGGTGGTGCATACTTTGGACAAGGTGTCGGACAAATATTTGGTATAAACTGTTTTGGAAATGAGACCATGCTTATTGATTGTGAATTACTTAAAACGGAAATTAATGACCATTCAAGGGATGCCGGAGTCATCTGTGACC CTTCTCTCAGGCTCATCAATGGACATAACTCTTGTTCTGGACGAGTGGAGGTTCTTTATAATGGAACATGGGGAACAGTGTGTGATAATAACTGGGATCTAACAGACGCTGCAGTGGTGTGTAGAGAGATGGGCTGTGGAGATGTGATCGAGGCCAAGAGCGCTGCTTATTTCGGTCAGGGATCAGGACCTGTATGGATTAGTGATTTACAATGTTCTAACACTGATTCAAGACTAAGAGAGTGTGAATCAAGTGGATGGGGAAGAGTCAGCTGTGGACATGACAAAGATGCAGGAGTCATCTGTAAGG ATAACGTTAGGCTGGTCAACAGCACCAACCCCTGTTCTGGACGAGTTGAAGTTTTTCGTGCCGGTCAGTGGGGAACAGTGTGTGATGATGCCTGGGATGCATTAGATGCAGCAGTGGTTTGTACACAACTGGGCTGTGGGAACGTTTTAGAAGTAAAGAGTGCTGCCTACTTTGGAAAGGGCACAGGAACAGTTTGGATGAATAATGTAAACTGTTTTGGGAGTGAGCCTGCATTGATGAGCTGTTCACATAATGCAACTCCAAACAGATGTGGCCATGAGAACGATGCTGGAGTCATTTGTGGAT CTGTTAAATTCATGTTGAGGGTGGAAGTGAAGGCTAACCTTCAAGTCAACCCAAATTCAGCTGGAATCTTAAATAAACTTTCAGAGGAG ATTAGGAAGAGGCTGCATATTAATGAGACTTTCTCACTGAGAACTCAGGACGATGGAAAAATCTTTCATAAGAGAACAGGAGCTGCACCATAA
- the LOC122342889 gene encoding deleted in malignant brain tumors 1 protein-like, giving the protein MLCSMCLILFLSNTISGSSESVILTYGNNSCSGRLEVFYNNQWGTVCDNGWNLSDAKVVCREMGCGDAFEAKSGAFFGQGGANIFLSEINCVGTESTLSSCSSKKPGQFNCDHSKDAGVICRSLVRLVNGSHFCSGRVEVLNDDQWGTVCDSGWDYSDAAVICKEMGCGNVFDLRISGFFGQGSGPVWLSDVQCSNTESTLRQCNLQGWAKNSCGHEKDVAVACQRRIMLENGFSACSGRVEIFYNRSGYNEWGTVCDNNWDLTDAAVVCREMGCGNAIAAKSAAFFGAGGGIIWLDNVNCIGNELTLAACQSNRLESNNVHYKDVGVICQCKLVYIRILKEYCK; this is encoded by the exons ATGCTCTGCTCCATGTGTCTCATTCTCTTTCTGA GCAATACCATTTCAGGTTCATCCGAATCAGTCATACTGACGTATGGTAATAACTCTTGTTCTGGAAGATTGGAGGTTTTCTATAACAATCAGTGGGGAACAGTGTGTGATAATGGCTGGAATCTGTCAGATGCAAAGGTGGTTTGTAGAGAGATGGGCTGCGGGGATGCTTTTGAGGCAAAGAGTGGTGCTTTTTTTGGACAAGGTGGGgcaaacatatttttgagcGAAATTAACTGTGTTGGAACTGAGTCTACGTTGAGCAGTTGCAGCTCTAAGAAACCGGGACAGTTTAACTGTGACCATTCAAAGGATGCTGGAGTCATCTGTCGCT CCCTTGTCAGATTGGTGAATGGCAGTCACTTCTGTTCTGGACGAGTAGAGGTTCTCAATGATGATCAGTGGGGAACAGTGTGCGATAGCGGCTGGGATTATTCAGATGCTGCAGTGATATGTAAAGAAATGGGCTGTGGGAATGTTTTTGACCTAAGGATCAGTGGGTTTTTTGGGCAGGGATCAGGACCGGTATGGCTAAGTGATGTACAATGTTCTAACACCGAATCAACTCTGAGACAATGTAATTTACAGGGATGGGCAAAAAACTCATGCGGACATGAGAAGGATGTTGCAGTCGCCTGTCAAC GCAGAATTATGTTAGAAAATGGCTTCAGTGCTTGTTCTGGAAGAGTGGAAATTTTCTATAATCGCAGTGGATACAATGAGTGGGGAACAGTATGTGATAATAATTGGGATCTAACAGACGCTGCAGTGGTGTGTAGGGAGATGGGATGTGGAAATGCTATAGCAGCAAAGAGCGCTGCTTTTTTCGGAGCCGGTGGGGGTATAATATGGTTGGATAATGTCAACTGCATTGGAAATGAGCTCACCCTCGCAGCCTGTCAGTCCAACAGATTAGAATCTAACAATGTCCATTACAAGGATGTTGGAGTAATCTGTCAATGTAAGTTGGTCTATATAAGAATACTAAAAGAATATTGTAAATGA